A single Drechmeria coniospora strain ARSEF 6962 chromosome 03, whole genome shotgun sequence DNA region contains:
- a CDS encoding subtilisin-like serine protease — protein sequence MLSSASSSADTQGGLSPTRSTDPTVSATTASSEMLSSASSSADTQGGLSPTRSTDPTVSATTASSEMLSSASSSADTQGGLSPTRGDDFGIFIDRHSRRPQFNEVDRFYRIHHGRRVGGDFDTYFGYTVLVAAYNCFLLSCYYRIFSIILRLFIAHTLLTYLYRFIIDNLPRLVRFNLPIGNVSIVARFVICTGNDDSRVSNIGCFIVYIGDDDGNADCASVSDWEPVYKPPPCDAGEQEYDGHCFVVALVESDFIAFWTYEGFTTTAILYGTPSWARGNRPCQAGIYCVPDNAADFGRFAGMLAQRFNGLNGYGRIADFVIDKEVGNINYFDIGCGSPPLAPCDKVEWIDLIAANYNAAYDAIFAEQWTARIMTSIDNKFGLALENVLAGQLAGMTVLLGLANKIGGRQWRVSINAYNKPGESGYSYNDFPYVTLGNIGILVGWLRQQFPSATQLRTLQLTEQGFPGSPLLYAAQADNLCNAFRNVLGTPGIDSYIYYHIKDTEGSDLGLYLSDESFAKPSWSIWALSNIPGTMGCGFQYLPFVILTLGRNSNLYIASTRKLPAGYTNFQAWYMYHSEQPGTVMLYECAFGQGSLLTTDSTCNLELPYGPVGWIYTSQVPNSVPLYSCYNPDLTMRYPWGESNCGGFPNAVLLGVLGYVFNAD from the exons ATGTTGTCTTCAGCATCTTCATCGGCCGACACTCAAGGAGGCCTCAGTCCAACTAGGTCGACGGACCCGACCGTGTCGGCCACTACCGCCTCGTCGGAGATGTTGTCTTCAGCATCTTCATCGGCCGACACTCAAGGAGGCCTCAGTCCAACTAGGTCGACGGACCCGACCGTGTCGGCCACTACCGCCTCGTCGGAGATGTTGTCTTCAGCATCTTCATCGGCCGACACTCAAGGAGGCCTCAGTCCAACTAG AGGTGACGACTTCGGCATCTTCATCGACCGACACTCAAGGAGGCCTCAGTTCAACGAGGTCGACAGATTTTACCGTATCCACCACGGCCGTCGTGTCGGGGGCGACTTCGACACATACTTCGGATataccgtcctcgtcgcagCCTACAACTGCTTCCTCCTCAGTTGCTATTACAGAATCTTCAGTATCATCCTCCGACTTTTCATCGCCCATACCCTCCTCACATACCTCTACCGTTTCATCATCGATAACCTCCCCAGGCTCGTCCGATTCAACTTACCTATCGGAAACGTCTCAATCGTCGCTCGCTTCGTCATCTGCaccggcaacgacgacagTCGCGTCTCAAACATCGGCTGCTTCATCGTCTAtatcggcgacgatgacggcaacGCAGACTGCGCTTCCGTATCCG ACTGGGAACCTGTTTACAAGCCACCTCCCTGTGATGCGGGCGAGCAAGAGTATGATGGGCATTGCTTCGTGGTTGCACTTGTTGAGTCGGATTTTATAGCATTTTGGACCTACGAGGGATTCACAACGACGGCTATCCTCTACGGTACCCCTTCCTGGGCACGCGGAAATCGTCCCTGCCAAGCTGGAATCTACTGCGTGCCCGATAATGCCGCCGACTTTGGACGATTCGCCGGCATGCTTGCTCAACGCTTCAACGGGCTGAACGGCTATGGGCGCATTGCCGATTTCGTCATTGACAAGGAGGTCGGCAACATCAACTACTTCGACATCGGCTGcggctcgccgcctctcGCACCTTGCGACAAGGTCGAGTGGATCGATCTGATCGCAGCGAACTATAATGCTGCCTACGATGCCATTTTCGCCGAACAGTGGACAGCGAGGATCATGACCTCGATCGATAACAAGTTCGGCCTGGCACTCGAGAACGTCCTCGCTGGCCAGCTTGCCGGAATGACTGTCCTTTTAGGTCTGGCGAACAAGATCGGAGGCCGGCAATGGCGCGTTTCCATCAACGCGTACAACAAACCAGGAGAAAGCGGATACTCCTACAACGACTTTCCATACGTAACCCTAGGAAACATTGGAATTCTTGTCGGATGGTTACGACAACAATTCCCGAGCGCGACCCAGCTGCGGACCCTGCAGTTGACCGAGCAGGGGTTTCCGGGCAGTCCTCTCCTCTATGCTGCGCAGGCTGACAACCTGTGCAATGCCTTTCGAAACGTACTCGGTACGCCCGGTATTGACAGCTATATATATTACCACATAAAGGATACTGAAGGATCGGATTTGGGTCTCTACCTAAGTGACGAGTCATTTGCCAAACCATCGTGGTCGATCTGGGCACTCTCAAACATTCCTGGTACTATGGGCTGCGGGTTCCAGTACCTCCCTTTTGTGATATTGACGCTTGGCCGCAACAGCAACCTTTACATCGCCTCGACCCGGAAGCTCCCAGCAGGGTACACGAATTTTCAGGCGTGGTATATGTATCATTCCGAGCAGCCAGGAACTGTAATGCTCTACGAATGTGCCTTTGGCCAGGGCTCCTTACTCACGACCGATTCGACATGCAACCTCGAGCTTCCATACGGGCCCGTTGGGTGGATATATACCAGCCAGGTCCCGAACTCTGTCCCACTGTACTCCTGCTACAATCCAGACTTGACCATGCGCTACCCATGGGGAGAGTCCAACTGCGGCGGCTTTCCCAACGCCGTGCTGCTGGGCGTGCTGGGTTACGTATTTAATGCTGACTAG